One segment of Roseofilum casamattae BLCC-M143 DNA contains the following:
- the nadC gene encoding carboxylating nicotinate-nucleotide diphosphorylase, giving the protein MSSTAVFPWEIELDRQIESWLREDIGRGDRTTQSLHVETRDPIEGKWTAKASGIVAGLPIAARVFQYLDRNTSLIPLVSEGETCSPGQQIARLEGSLEALLMGERVALNLVMRLSGIATATRQYVDALSDVPTRFVDTRKTTPGLRILEKYASQVGGAVNHRMGLDDAVMIKDNHIAVAGGIEAAITQIRDRIPYPMTIEVETETIEQVKEAIAHGANIVMLDNMSIEQMRQAVILIRESTSPVQIEASGNVTLETIREIAEAGVDYISSSAPISRSPWLDISMRILGKFTFI; this is encoded by the coding sequence ATGAGTTCAACTGCAGTTTTCCCATGGGAGATTGAGTTAGATCGACAGATCGAGAGTTGGTTGAGGGAAGATATTGGTCGGGGCGATCGCACTACACAAAGTCTGCACGTTGAAACACGAGATCCCATCGAAGGTAAGTGGACGGCTAAAGCATCGGGTATTGTGGCGGGGTTACCGATCGCAGCACGGGTATTTCAGTATCTCGATCGCAATACGTCTCTAATTCCACTGGTATCTGAAGGGGAAACTTGTTCTCCAGGGCAACAGATTGCACGGTTGGAAGGTTCTCTGGAAGCTCTACTCATGGGAGAGAGAGTCGCGTTGAACTTAGTCATGCGGTTGAGTGGCATTGCAACAGCGACTCGCCAGTATGTCGATGCACTGTCCGATGTCCCAACTCGATTTGTCGATACTCGCAAAACTACTCCTGGCTTAAGAATATTAGAGAAATATGCGTCGCAAGTGGGGGGAGCAGTCAATCATCGCATGGGACTAGATGATGCCGTGATGATTAAAGATAACCATATTGCAGTTGCTGGCGGTATCGAAGCGGCCATTACCCAGATTCGCGATCGCATTCCTTACCCCATGACTATTGAAGTGGAAACTGAAACCATCGAACAAGTAAAGGAGGCGATCGCCCATGGTGCCAATATTGTGATGCTAGATAATATGAGTATCGAGCAAATGCGACAAGCCGTCATCTTAATTAGAGAGTCAACCTCTCCAGTCCAGATCGAAGCCTCCGGTAATGTAACTTTGGAGACGATACGAGAGATCGCTGAGGCCGGTGTGGATTATATATCTAGTAGTGCGCCCATCTCGCGATCGCCTTGGCTCGATATTAGTATGCGGATTCTAGGGAAATTTACCTTTATTTGA